The DNA sequence AACGTAACGCATCTAAAGTGGAGATAATGTACTGCAGTATAATTTAGAGGAAGATGCTTTCATTTGGTGATTCTCTTCAACGAGCTAAGGTGGTGGAGAAGAGAAAGAGACGATTAATTGAAGACATCTTAAAGAGAAAGTGCTTCAGTTTCAGAACATGGAAGAAAATTGAAGCTGCTGCTCAGTTTTTAGAAGCAGGGAATTTTAATCCACAATTCAGCAATCAGAGAGCACATGCTACACCAATGCTGGTCAGGGGAAGGGAGCAGATAGGTAATGCACCATAAAAACTTTAGAGAAGTATGTGCCGCGTAACCTAAAGCTAAAACAAACTTCAATGTACTTCCAAAGGATTCGACAGAAAACATCGCCATCCTCAAGTTTTGACCAACTGCATTTAACTTAAATTCTAGTTCTAATGACCTGTTGTGGATCACTTACTAAAAGAGGTATCTTGTACTTCTTTTTGGGGTCTGTCTATCGTTGTTAAATGCCTAGATGGTCGAACTTCATCCTATTCTTCTCGTTTTGTTATGCAGTTCCTATTTCTTACAAATTAACCTTGTCATAATTTGTTCTAGTCACAGTTAGATTCATGGTAGATGTACGAGGGTCTTTCATGTCAGATATTAAGTAGAAAAATAAACTTTCAACCTTTAGAATAGGCAAATACCTGGACTATCATTTCGACCATCTAGATTTTCCTTCTTGTAAAAAGCAATTTTTACCTCATCGGCCTTGTGTCCTTATTCATATTGAAATTCACTAGTATTAAGCATCCTAATTCTTCCATATCTGCCCACATAAAACACTGCAATTACAATTAAAAATAAGGTTGTTGCCACACCTCAGCTTTATTATTTGTCTCTTTGATAGAAGTGTGGTACAAGGTGAGCCTGAATGTTTCTTTTGAAaatgaactttttttttttgatttttgaaaatgGAGGTGAACCTGAATGTTTCTTTTGAAaatgaactttttttttttttgatttttgaaaatgGAAGTGAACCTGAATGTTTCTCTCCTATAAAATTGAAAAAGTGGCAACCTAAATTTATTTGTCCTTCCTGAAATGCTTCTCAAAAGACTGCTGCTATGTGTTTGCCATGTTCTTTGTGCTCTGTGTCTCTCCTTTCGTTTAATAAGGCTGGTGGGAAATCCTGCTATGTTGTATAATTGTGATGTGGTTTCTCATACAACTGTCAAAGACATCATAAGATCTTACAGGTCACTGTTGACAAGCTATTTTATTCTCCATCCAGACTTGCTGAAGTATTTATGCTTCTtttgtacaacaacaacaaacccagtttgATCCCATAAATGGGGTCTGGATTTATGCTTCTTTTGTCTGTTTCTATAAAATTCCTTACCAAGCTTCTGAATAATTGCTCTTATGTTACTGAAGCCAATTAAATTGGTCAGTCAGTTTCTTGTATCTTTTAAAATGGTTTTGTGCTTTGCTGTGCTTGAAGCTCGTCTCATTGTCCTTTGCTGGAATAGTGCATCTTGTTTTGATACTGTACATGTGTATTTTTGAAACGAGTCAGTTGCACGTGGGTGTATCTATTCTGTGGAAGCCCATGTTTCCCCTAACCACTTGTTTCTTGTTTTCTTATCAGCATACTAATTTTTTTTTCCTGATTTATAGTTGGGGGCCTTCTGAATGCTACATTTGGCAATGCAACTGAAATGATTATCTCATTATATGCACTGAACAATGGAATGATGCGGGTTGTTAAACAGTCCTTGTTGGGTTCTATTTTATCGAATATGCTCTTGGTGCTTGGCTGTGCCTTCTTGAGTGGTGGGATTATTCATCACCAGAAAGTCCAGGTGTTCAGTAAGGTGATCATTTCTTCTGAATCATTTACTCATGTCCTTGAATAAATCTGCAATGAAGTCAACTTTGCCTTTTATTGGTCAATAAAAAGAATGaaacttaaaaataataaaacttcACATTTTATGAGTAACGGTTCAGTGATCTCTTCTCATAGCGTGGCCATTAAGTGCCTCTCTGCTGTCATGTGCAAATGGTCATTATATTTTAAATGTTTCAGGCAACTGCCATTGTGAACTCAGGATTATTGTTGATGGCAGTCATGGGCTTACTGTTTCCAGCTGTACTTCATTTCACCCACACGGAAGTGCATTTTGGCAAGTCACAGTTGGCTCTTTCAAGATTTAGCAGTTGCATAATGCTGATAGCATATGCAAGTTACCTGTTCTTTCAGCTCAAGAGTCAACCAAATCTGTATAGCTCTGTGGG is a window from the Nicotiana tomentosiformis unplaced genomic scaffold, ASM39032v3 Un00419, whole genome shotgun sequence genome containing:
- the LOC104107038 gene encoding vacuolar cation/proton exchanger 2-like isoform X2 codes for the protein MLSFGDSLQRAKVVEKRKRRLIEDILKRKCFSFRTWKKIEAAAQFLEAGNFNPQFSNQRAHATPMLVRGREQIVGGLLNATFGNATEMIISLYALNNGMMRVVKQSLLGSILSNMLLVLGCAFLSGGIIHHQKVQVFSKATAIVNSGLLLMAVMGLLFPAVLHFTHTEVHFGKSQLALSRFSSCIMLIAYASYLFFQLKSQPNLYSSVGEDIENNSENSEEEEAPEITQWEAIGWLAVLTIWISVLSGYLVDAIEGASDSLNMPMSFISVILLPIVGNAAEHASAIMFAMKDKLDITLGVAIGSSTQISMFVIPFCVIVGWFMGKPMDLNFQLFETATLFITVLVVAFMLQEGTSNYFKGLMLILCYLIVAASFFVHVDPSKDGD